Sequence from the Paenibacillus tundrae genome:
ACTCCGAAGACTTTGTCGTTGCGGTTACGGCGTGTCCAACGGGGATTGCCCACACCTTTATGGCAGAAGATGCACTTAAGAAAAAAGCGCAAGAGATGGGCATTAACATCCGGGTAGAGACGAATGGTTCCGAAGGTGCTCAGAATGTTCTGACCGCTGATGAAATTGCGCGTGCCAAAGGCGTTATCGTTGCAGCAGACAAAAATGTAGAGATGGCTCGTTTTGATGGGAAGCCAGTTCTGCAAAGACCTGTAAGTGACGGTATCCGCAAATCCGAAGAACTGATTCGTAAGGCCGTTAACGGCGATGCACCGATCTATCGTAGCCAGGGTGCATCGGGTAAGAATGACGAAGCTGCAGCGGGTAAAATGAGTGTAGGTAGCAAAATCTACAAAGACCTGATGAACGGGATCTCTCACATGCTTCCATTCGTCGTGGGTGGCGGTATCCTGCTGGCAATTTCCTTCCTGATTGAGCAAATTGCAAGCCCGGAAAACCCGCTTGTACAATTGCTGCAAACGATCGGTGGTGGCACAGGTGCATTCCACTTCCTAATCCCTGTTCTAGCTGGTTTTATCGCGATGAGTATTGGTGATCGTCCAGCGTTAATGCCAGGTATGGTCGGTGGTTTAATGGCTGTGAACTCTAATGCTGGTTTCCTTGGCGGACTTGCTGCCGGTTTCCTTGCAGGTTATGTTATCATCGGGCTGCGCAAGGCACTTAAAGGATTGCCAAAAGCAATCGATGGTTTGAAACCTATTCTGTTGTACCCTGTGCTTGGTCTATTGATCGTTGGTACAATCAGTTACTATATCTTTGATCCGATCTTCGGATCTTTGAACACATGGCTTGTCGATGTACTTGGCAATATTGGTACAGGTAATGCGGTATTGCTAGGCTTGTTGCTCGGTGGCATGATGTCCATTGATATGGGTGGGCCGTTCAACAAAGCAGCATATACTTTTGCGATTGGTGTCTTCACATCCAGTGGTAACACAGACGGTGCTTGGATGGCTGCTGTTATGGCAGGCGGGATGGTACCGCCACTGGCGATTGCTCTAGCAACAACATTCTTCAAATCTAAGTTTACCGATCAAGAGCGTAAATCTGGTTTGACGAACTATGTACTGGGCTTCTCGTTCATTACAGAAGGTGCGATTCCATTCGCAGCTGCAGATCCGCTTCGTGTACTCACATCCTGTATCCTTGGTTCAGCTGTTGCAGGTGGACTGACGCAATTATGGAATATTAACGTACCGGCTCCACACGGAGGAATCTTCGTTGCATTTCTGGCAAACCACGCCCTGTTGTTCCTGCTTGCAGTAGCGATTGGTGCAGTGATCTCGGGTCTTATTCTGGGATTGTGGAAGTCGAAATTGCCTAAGGTTGTAAAATAAATAAAATTCAATCATAAGTTATGAATCATGATAAGAGCATCTTCTGAGTAACGTTACTCGGAAGATGCTCTTTTTTTGATTGTTACTTCATTCAGAGGTATGTTATGATTTAATGGTAATTAATGAAACTTAGTTTCATATAGTGAAACGATCGGGATAATGAAAAAAAAAGAAGAGAATGCATTGAAGTTTAAAATCAGATGAAGTTAGATCAAGTGGAACGGAGGAGAAGATTTTATGTCTAATGAGATTAAAGGACAGGTTCAAAAGCAATTTGCTAGTAATGCGTACAAATATGTCACGAGTGCTCGGCATGCCAAAGGTGAGGATCTAGCATGGCTGGTTGCATCCTCCGAAGTGAACGCTTCGATGAACGTACTTGATATTGCTACAGGTGGAGGGCATGTTGCGAACGCGTTGGCACCGCTTGTGAGCCGAGTAACTGCATTAGATCTAACTGAGGAAATGTTGCAGGTAGCACAGCAATTTATCCGCGGGAACGGACACACCAATGTTGATTTTGTAGCAGGCGATGCAGAGCAGCTTCCCTTCCCGGACAATACCTTTGATCGCGTGACCTCTCGGATTGCTGCACATCATTTTCCAGACGTTACAGCTTTCGTTAAAGAATCACTACGGGTCTTGAAGCCAGGCGGCAAGTTGCTTCTCATTGATAACGTTGCACCTGAAAGCGATGTGTATGACCGTTTTTATAATGATATTGAGAAATGGCGTGATCCAAGTCACGGTCGTGCATGGCGTAAATCTGAATGGATCTCAATACTCGAAAAGGCAGGCTTCCGGATCGACGCTATGGTGACTTTTGAGAAGCCTTTCCAGTTTACGGATTGGTGTGAGCGTGCTGCATTGCCAGCAGAGGCGATGAGAGAGTTGGAAGTGAGCATGTTACATGCTGAAGATCAGATTCATAAGTACTTTAAGCTTGAAACATCAGAGGATGGGAACCTGTTAAGCTTCGAGGGAGAAAGTGTGTACATTCAGGCTCGTAAACCTCTGTAGTTGTAGAGGAGTCTAATCAACGGGGACACAGGGTCATCATCGTTGAATGTCATCTTAAGTACTTAACTTATTCATTTGATTTCTCCGAAAAAAATAGGTAGACGTGCCCATCAAACTGTATGGGATGTCTACCTATTTGGGGATGGATTTCATATCTAATGATCTATCATAAGATACATCTGAGTTACGGTTTTAAGATGACTTTGGTACACTCGTCTTCATGATCGTTGAAGATTCTATAGGCTTCGCTGGCATTTTCTAGTGCAATGCGGTGGGAGATGATTTCCGTTGGATCGAATTCCCCAGCCGTAATTTTGCGGAACAATTCTGGCATATAGTGAATAACAGGAGCTTGTCCCATTTTAATATTAATGTTTCGTTCGAACAGATTCCCGAGAGGGAACATGTTGTAGGAGGAACCGTAGACGCCGGTAAGATGAAGTGTACCGAATTTCCGCACGGCCTTCATGCCAATCTCAATGGCTCCGAGGGAACCGCCATGAAGTTTGAGCTTCTGCCCAATTTCCTCAAGTGTCGATTTTTTGCCGTCCATACCCACACAGTCAATAACAACGTCAGTACCTCCCTGCGTGATTTCACGGATGTACTCGCCCATATCATCGTACTCCTCGAAATTGTACACTTCTGCATCATTCATGCGTTTGGCCTTGTCCAGTCGGTAGGGAAGACGATCCACAGCGATCACTCGCTTAGCACCCTTCATCCAAGCAAATTTCTGTGTCATGAGTCCGATGGGGCCACTTCCTAGCACTGTAACGGTATCCCCGGGTTTGACGCCAGCGTTCTCTACACTCCAGTATGCCGTAGGGAGCACATCAGATAAGAACAGTAGTGCCTCATCCTCCAGTTCACATGATTCAGGAATGACGAATGGCATGAAATTCCCATAAGGTACACGCAGGAGTTCTGCCTGCCCTCCGGGATAGTTACCATAACGATCGGTAAAACCGAGATAACCACCGGTATGAATTTCAGGATTTCCATTGGAATTATCGCATTGACTCTCCATGTCGTGGTTACAGTAGAAGCACTCTCCGCAGGAGACGTTAAAAGGCAAAACGACGCGATCTCCTTTTTTTACCTTCGTTACTTCGGGACCAACCTCTTCCACGATCCCCATCGGTTCATGACCAATAACGTAATCTTTCTGAGCAGGAAGGGCTCCCTGATAGATATGAAGATCAGACCCACATATGGCGGTGGAGGTAATGCGAACGATAATGTCATCCTTTTGTTCCAAACGTGGATCTTCAACCTGCTTTACCTGAATATCCTTAATACCTTGAAACGTAACAGCTCTCATTGCAAAATTCCTCCTTAAAGTTGATTTCTCTCTTCTTTACCCAATAATTTCTAATCTAAAAATAATATCGATCGTTTAGACCACAGGCCATTTCTGTTTACGTAAAGCATTGAGCAATTCAGCAGAAGCGTTCAGATTATCCCGAACCAGCTCCCGTGGGGTTAATGCCATCCATTGATTAAGTGAAATATCTTCGAAACGATCGCTTCTGAAAATCTCCAAAAACCATAGTGTGTCCTTACCCGTGTTCTGGATATAATGCCCCATGGCTACAGGAACATACCCTACATCCCCAGCCCGATAGTCAAATGTACGCGCAATACCATTGCCTCCAAAAACAGTCATTCGCCCTTGCCCAGTCAAATAATATTGCCATTCATCTGCATTGGGGTGCCAATGAAGTTCACGCATGCCTCCAGGCTTAATCTCAACCAGTGCGGCTGCTACCGTTGTGGAGATGGGGAAGTTACTCGAATCTACAATTCGCACACTTCCTCCAGGAGTGATGATCGGTGTCTGAGCTAACAAACGATGCTTGAAGGACAGAGGAACGGTTCCGTAGGGTGACTGTACTTCCTGACTTGCGAGGGAACCAGGAACCTGATCTTGAAAAATATACACCTGCTCTGCCGGCATGCCTTCAAATGCGGCTTCAGATACACCGAAATTCAGAGACAATACGTCCTTCGGTGTGTGTGCAAACCAATCGGAAATGGATAGTGTGTTGAGATCTGAGAAGGCTCCATCATCGAAGACGAGTAAAAATTCACAGCCTTCGTCTAGTCCTTGAATGGAATGAGGCACACCCTTGGGGAAAAACCATAGATCCCCTGGACCAACATCAGCGATAAAGTTGCGACCGTTCTGATCAACGGAGGTAATTCGTGCGGTACCTAGAATCATATAAGCCCACTCCGATTGTTGATGCCAGTGGAGCTCCCTTACACCTCCAGGGGTGAGGCTCATATTAACGCCTGCAAGCGTCGTTGCAATAGGAAGATCCCGAACCGTGATCTCGCGTGACCATCCGCCATGATTCAATTGCATATGTGTATCAGAGAAGGACATTCTCAGATTGGGCAACAATCCGTTATCTGTGGATGGAGGTACGAGCATATCCGGATTTTGCAGATCTCTCATCACATCACGCGGCCCACGATCTGGCCCGCCTGCACCATCTTTGCGTATCGGCTGGGGTACAATGAATGGTTTACCATGCTTTTGTGTTCCTTTGCTCATAATCTACAATCCCTCCTTGGAGTGTGCGCATGGAGACGAACCCTATGAAGCTCATATTCATCTACTCGCGATGTCTTTCTTACACCTATGAAGAAGAGCTCGTCGATTATGTTCATTCCGAATATGATATATTAAGGAAGGATTATAGCGAGTGTAGCGCTAGTATGTAGAAAGCAAACTATAGATTGATAAGAATTCTAGAATAGAAGGGAACAACATCATGGACTACTGGGGCATACTCGGTATTGAACCTACCGAGGATTTGAGCGCAATTAGGAAGGCATACACGTCACAATTAAAACATAATCATCCCGAAGACAATCCAGAAGGCTTTAAGAAGCTTCGAGCAGCCTATGAGCAAACTAGAAAGATGGCATCAACGGGCATGATTGCTTCAACCACAGATACTCCATTAGAGGATGACCCTACAGATTATGCAGATCACATCACAGAAGTTGGAGCAGATCCATCACAAAATATACATATTGGAGACCTGCCAATAGGCACTCTGAAGCAGGAAGATCCAGTCGTAGAAGCTGTGAAGCATTTTATAGATAGTACGATTAAGCTTTACGATGATTTTGATTCTCGTATTCGATATGACCTATGGATGCAGCTTGTGGAAGACGAACAATTCTGGAGTATACAGGTTCGGGAGATTTTGCATACGGAATTGTTAATGGTTCTGAGTGAACGTAACTGGCTGCCAATCTCGGTATGGAGGTTGCTGGATGAGACATTTGAATGGACAGACAATGAATTTCAGTTAACCGAGCAATTCTCTTCATCGTTCCTTAGCCATGTTCATTACCAGTGTCATAGCCCGTACGATCTGCAGCTTGAACACTTGCAACAGGCTGTTGCAGAGGGGCTGCCGATAGATGAATATGTATATCTCCGTGAATATGCAAGGCGGGCAATTATCCACCAAGACTTGAATATTGCGCATGAGATGCTGGGTAGAGCATACGAGCTGTGCGAACAAGATCCCGTATTGTTACGTTTAATTGGAAGATATTCGATCAATGTGGAGGACTGGGAGACCGCACTCCATATGTATTCAAGACTGGCCGTTATATCTCCCGATGATCCTCAAATTCTACGCCACTTGGCAGACATGTTACTGAAGACTGGGCACGCGGAAGAAGCGTTATCTGTAAACATGCAATTATCGGAAGCTGCGGAGCCGGTGATCTACAGTCCAGCGCTATCTTCTGCAGCACAATGTCTGGCTCTATTAGGACGCAATCGTGAGGTTATTGATTTATATCAAACAGCGTTAGAGCGCTTCCCAGCGGATCTTGAACTACGTACTCGACTATGGCAGGTTCGAAATGAATATGAGCTAGTACGCATTGCAAGTTTGGAAGCTGAGCTTCAAGATAGTCCCCTCCCTGTAACAGAGCACATAGAGGAGTTAATTGAGCTTTATCTTTTAAGGAAACGATCAGACAAGGTGTTATCCATGTTTGCAGGATTTGATTCCAAGGTGCAGTTAAGCGGTAACGCTTGGTTTTCGGTTGCCCAGATCGCATATGAAGTGGATCTCAATCTTGCTCTAACGTACCTCAATCAGGCTATAGAAATTGCCAACGCGCAAGCTGTTGTCCATACAGAAGCTTTGTATTTACGCACAAAAGTCAATTATGATCTCGACTACTATGAGGATATGATACCAGATGGTTTAATTCTGAAAGAATATATGCCAGAAGTGCCGGAAGTCTATTATTATCTTGGTGAAGCCTATCGAATGTTAGACCAGAACGAACTGTCTGTAGATCATTATTTGCAGGCAAGATCATTAAACGGTCATACAGGATACAACTATGGATTGGCGTTCAGTTACTATAGCTTAGAACAATATGAAGAGGCTGTAACATGCTTTGAGACGTATATGCAAGAAGGTAATAAAAGTGCTAGTCTCTATTACTATTTAGGCATCTCGTATATGAATATTGACAGATTAGAAGAAGCTATTGCGTGTTTCCAAGCATGTTTGAAGATGGAGGATATGCCATCTGCGTTGTATTACCTGTTCAAAACCTATCAAAGACAGAGCAAAATTGACCTTACGTTGTCTACAATTGAACTCTATTTGAACTCGGGTGAGACATCGTACAAAGAAGAGGCTCTTGGTTTGGCGGCAGATTTATATTTCGCTCGAAAAAACTGGAGTATTGCCCATGATTTCTATTTGGCGCTTCATCATGAATTATTGGATGCCTCCATGTTACCTAAAATGATTGCCATCTGTCTGCTTGCAGAACGCAAATTTGAGGAAGCAGCAGTGTGGATTCGAAAGATTCTAAATAAAGAGCCTCAGAATCCGTGGGCACTTCTGCAGATGGTTCGGATCTTGGCAGAACAGAAACGGTGGGAAGAGCTAGACACTGCAATCGTGCATTATTATAAAACGGTAGAACCTACTAAGATTGACGGTTACAGCTACTTTTATGGTGGATTACACTTATATGAAGCACGTAAATACGATGTCGCTCGCAAAATGCTCACTCGTGCATATGAATTTGGTTTACGAGGGGATACCTGTAGTTTGCTGAGCCTGACCTATATGCATCTTGGACAAGGAGAGCAAGCACTGGCTTATGCAAGAGAGGCGGTGGCAGATCGACCGCATCATGCTGATTATATTGCACGTCTTCAGGATATCGAAGAACGTCTGAGTCAGCGTGGAGCCTGGTTCAACAAGTTGAAGTTTAATCTATTCCAGGGGGGATTGAAACAAACGGAACCTCTGCAATTCCCGGATCTTTTGAATGATGAAGAGCTTAGACCGTATTATAACGTGGAGGTATTCAACGATGCATTCTTTGCTTGATGCAAGACAACAGTGGACATTGGCAGCAGGAGCCATCTTACTTGAGGCAAATCGTTTGGAATTTGCTACAGGATACGATATTGATATGTTGGAGGGGAAAAGGGAAGGGATCACGGAGATGCTTGATCGGGCATGGAGTATTCGGGATGAAGAATCATTTCAAAGGCAAGTGGAAAGTTTCCGCGAGAACAGAGGGCACGGCGCTGACTTTGATCAAGATCGAGCATTGCTGTCTGTCATGAATTACCAGGAACAAGAGAATTATATTCGTGGCATCATCGATGAGAAGCGGTCGGCTCAGTTTAAGATTATCCAAGTTTATGATAGTCGCCTGAACACGGCAGGAGTCAGTGCGTGGGATTGGGGAAGAGCGATATCCATTACTCGGATGGCGATGCAGATTGGTTATATGGCCGAGGACGCCGCATGGGCGTTTATGCATGAAATGGCACAGCGGATTCAACGGGCGTATTCAAGTTGGGCAGAATATGCATTAGCATATATTATTGGCCGTCAATATTGGTCAGAGGAGTTCAATGAAGATGAGGCATTGGCGCATTTCGAGCTAATCGAACCTTTGTTGGAACGAACAGACAGTCCTTGGAATTTGGTGCGTTGGGAAGAGGAGAGTGTTGCTCTACCAGTTAATTTAGAAAGAGAGGGGTGAAACGTTGACACTACAACAATTAAAATATGTGATTGAGGTTGCCACACGTGGCTCCATGAATGAAGCGGCCAAGCGGTTGTTTATTTCCCAGCCGAGTCTGTCGAATGCGATCCGTGACTTGGAACAGGAACTGCGAATTACGATCTTTGAACGAACTAATAAGGGCATCTCTCTATCTAAAGAAGGCGTCGAATTTCTAAGTTATGCTCGCCAAGTTGTGGAGCAGGCGGAATTGCTGGAGAATCGTTACCTCAATGCGAAGCCCTCTCCGCAGCATTTTTCTGTATCCACTCAGCATTATGCATTCGCAGTGAACGCTTTCGTTCATCTGGTTCAGCAGTATGGTCAGGAAGAGTATGAGCTTGCGCTACGAGAAACGAAGACGTATGAGATCATTCAGGACGTCAAAAGTCTTCGCAGTGAAATTGGCATTCTCTATTTGAATGAGTTCAATTCGAAGGTCATTAATAAACTGTTGAAAGATGCAGGTCTCGTATTTACGAGCCTGTTTACGGCGAAACCTCATATCTTCATCAGTGTGCAGAACCCACTTGCGAAGCAAGCTTCTGTTGCGATTGAACAGCTTCAGGATTATCCTTACCTGTCATTCGACCAAGGTGAGTACAATTCGTTTCATTTTTCTGAAGAAATTCTAAGCACGTTATCTCATCCCAAAAGCATACAAGTCAATGACCGTGCGACGTTGTTCAATCTGCTCATTGGCTTGAATGGATATACGATCTCAACGGGTGTGCTTAGTGCGGACTTAAACGGCAATGAGATTATTCCGGTTCCGTTAGAATGCGAAGAGACGATCAATGTAGGTTGGATTAGTCACAAAAGCACATCGTTATCTAATCTAGGCGTTGCATATGTACAAGCATTACACGAAGCCATTGGATCATAAATAGACAGGCTAGGGTTTATGTATACGTTAAAACACCGTTTCGGGGGCTTATACGAGCGGTGTTTTTTGGTTTTGTTAAGTGGATTAGTGCCTTATAAGGATTTGATCTATAATAAGTATTTTATAGATGATGGAAGGGTGGATATGGGTGAGAGTTTTGTATCGCAATAAAAGTGAACAGCATGAGCTGAAGGTCTATGACACGAAGCATTTATATGAAGAGCAAGGACATTTTCGCGTATTGGAGTTTTCTAATGAAGCTGTTCAGGGGGCAATGGATCTGAGCTGCCCTGAACGAATCGTATTGGAATATCCGAGAGCCATGGTACATCTCATGGAACGGAATGTGTCTAACTATGAATCTGTATATATTATTGGACATGGGATTGGTACGTTACCTACATATTTGTCGGAGAAGCAGGTAAAGGTAGCAGAGCTTGATGAAGAAGTGTTAGAGATCAGTCGGACATTCTTTAATTATGGGGGAGATGATGTAAGTGTAGGTGATGGACGTGAATTATTGCAGCAGGAACCTTCTAGCGCATACGATTATATCGTTGTTGATGCATTTACAGCTGAGGGAACTCCCAAACAGCTCATTTCAATCCCTTTTTTCAAGATTGTGAAGGAGAAGTTAAGAGCAGATGGTATGGTCATGCTGAATGTATTTGGCCGGGCAGGCAATGATCAGCTCGTGAATGCAATTCATACGACGTTATGTGAGTTATTTGACTATACACGCTCATTTGCATTGCCTGTTGAGACGGAGGACGAGCAGCAGAACAGAATTCTTGTAGCTAGTGATCAGCCGATTGCCTTTCAGACCAAACATATGGCGGGATTTGTTGAACAGGAGCTAGGGGAAGGATATGTGATTCAAGATTAGATCTGATCTGCGTAATCGATTCAAAGAATGAATGGGGTTCATTAAATCGTCACTCAATCGTAAGTTATTGTAAATTCTTCACAAACTTTTTATTTCTTCTTAACATCATTCGTATAGAATGGTAGACATATGTCTTTTCAAGAAAAACCGGGGGAAGTAATAATGACCGCACAGAACAAAGCAGCAACATTAAAAAGCAAAATAAGAAACGTGAAGAAAATTAGTCTTACCGTCTTATTGGGCGGTCTTGTTACCATCGCTGTTTTAATGACTTTGACCATCATCTTTATATCTTTTTATACATCTCAGAAGCAGTCATTAATCGATAACACACTGGCTAGCAATTATTCGAGTGCTACACAGATGAGTCAGACGCTTGATTCATTGTTTCAATCCATGCAGAGTAGCTTGGATTATGCAGCACACTCGTTCTCGGATGCGGACTATACAGACACTGCTAGAATTGGAGGAACGTTGGACCTGATTCGCGGTAGCAGTAACTACTTTAACTCTTTGACGCTTGTGGATAAAACGGGACTTGTCCGAGGTGTCTCGCCAATGGGGGGCAGACTGGGACTTCATATCAGCTCTACGGCAGCTAAGAATGCACTACACTCCAGAACGCCTTATATTTCGGAGCCTTATGTTACGCCGATTAGTCAGCGCAGAATCGTATTTCTGAGTCAACCGATTTTTGGTTCGAATCAAACCTTTGAGGGATATGTCAGTGGGAGTATTTATTTGCAAGAGGGTAATATTCTAAGTCATTCTTTTGGAAGTCAGTTGAAATCCAGTAACGGTTCCTATTTCTTCATCGTGGACGCGAAGGGCACACTGTTATTTCACCCCGATACGGAGCGGATTGGCGAGAATGTCAGCAATAATACGGTTGTACATAAATTGTTAAATGATCAACAAGGGAAAGAAAGATACAAGAATCTATCCGGTCTCGATTCACTTGCAGGGTATACTAAAGTTCCAACTACCGGCTGGGGAGTCGTGGTAGTTTCACCAACCAAGATTGTATTCGACCAGCTTAGTCATCATATTCGCATGTTGCTGATCTATACATCAGTCCCTTTTGTGGTGTTGACTCTAATTGTCATTCGTGTTGCTCGTAAACTAGCCAGTCCTTTCGTCATTCTTGCAGATTTGGTTAACCGGGTGGATCAAGGCAAGGTAGACTTACCTGTGATGAAGCCACACTGGAATCGTGAGGCAGACCTTCTTACACAAGCCGTGCTCGGTGCGCTTGCGAGCTTTCGCAAGCAGACGGATCAGCTAACGTATGATGCTAGAACGGATGTACTGACAGGTATGACGAATCGCAGAACGTTTGAAGAAGTTATTCAGCATTGGATCGATGAGGAGATTCCTTTTTCTCTTATCGTTATCGATATAGATCGATTCAAGTCCATTAACGATACGTATGGACATCATACAGGAGACATTGTGTTGAAACATATTGCTGAACTGATTCGACAGGCCGTACGACCTCAGGATGTATGTTCCCGCTTTGGAGGAGAAGAGTTCGTCGTACTGCTGCGTCAGACCAAATCAAGTACTGCCTACCAAGTGGCCGAATATATTCGTTCCAGTGTAGAGAATAGTGCAATGCCTATCGATCGAACGGTTACAATATCGGCAGGTATAGCGGAATATCCTATTCATTCAGCGGCAGCGATGGAGTTATTTCATTTAGCAGATACGGCTCTGTATCAGGCCAAAGAAGAAGGGCGCAATCGGACAATCACCATTCAATCGGTAGAGAAATAAAACAAAAAAGAAGCTGCTTCGTATACACGGAGCAGCTTCTTTCCTTATTCCGCTTGCTGTGATTTGGCGATAACTTCGTTAGTATATTGTTCTCCCCAGTCTCGCATGCTGTAAATGATCGGCCTTAACGTTTCACCAAAGGGAGTTAACGAGTATTCCACTTTAGGTGGAACCTGAGGATACACCTCTCGGTGTACGATACCGCTATTTTCAAGCTCTCTTAACTGCAAAGTGAGCATCCGCTGTGTGATATCAGGGAATAACTTACGTAACTCATTGAATCGCAAAGAACCTGAGAACAGGTGATATAAAATAGCGCCTTTCCACTTTCCCCCAATGACACTAAGTGTGACTTCTACAGAACAACCATATGGCTTGGGACAAAGGTTAGCGGAATTCTGTTTCATGGATTGCACCTCCAATATAAGGGTGGATATGCAGTACCTAGATTGATACTACAACCTTATATAGACTGTATACTTCTAATGACAGCATATCATGGTTAAGGTACATTATAAACCCTGCAATGAGATATATGAGAGGGATACGTATCCCAATAAGACCTCCAAAAAAACAGAAAAACCCCGAAATTCGCAATGCGAAACATCGAGGTTTAAAGATATATAATTTCTGAGTAGGTGTGGGTATGTTCAACGGATTGTTGTTAATGAATAGCGTATAAACGTCATACGAGTGCCGAAAGGATCGCGTCACATAATGCCATGGTTTTAATATTATCTTGACCACTAGAATGTGGCAAAGAATGATCGTGGCAACATTCCGTAAAGTGTACCATTTCCCCGACGAACCCTCTTAGATAAAGGTCTCGATGAGTTCCAGACATGGGGGAAGCAGAAGGTGTGTACACGATATCCTGCTCCGCTAGAGATTTCCAAGGTAGATTATCAAAGGTCTGAGAGGAATGAATCGTAAGTTTAGTTATCTCATCTGCTGACGCAAATCCGTTGTCGAATGTCACTAGTATGTGTTCACTCTCACGTGACCAAGCACTCATACCTGCAAAATACGCGCTGCCGACGATGCCTTGCTCAAACACGAAGGAAATACTCTGATTGATGTGCTCGCCATCCCTAACTGTCGTACCCGTAACCTTCACCATATCGCCGAAGAGGAAGCGCATCAGATCCACCATATGAATGGCGGCGAGCTTGATGAACTGTTCTTCATCTTTGCAGAAGGGAGTGCTATCGACAGCGAACCTCAACTGAAATGACCGGACTTTCCCCAGTGTCCCGCCATCGATTAATTCTTTTAATTTCAGATACACGGGAGCATACCGTTTCATAAACCCAACCATGAGCACCACTCCAGCTTGCTCGGCTGCGTCAGATATCATCTTGGCTTCTGCTGCATTCCATCCCAGTGGTTTGTCCACATAGACGTTTTTGCCTGCGCGGATACATTCCATCGCCAGAGTAACTTGATCCTGGGGCTGTGCCACGACAACGACCCCGTCACAGTCCTCATGCTCAAGCATAAGGTGTACATTGTCATAAGCCTGTCCTATGCTGCCGAAGCGAAGAAGAGCGGCTTGGGAGCGCTCCAGACTACGGGTAGCAATACCTTGGATGATGGCTCCAGCTTCAATAGCGGAAGGATAGATATTGGTAGATGCATGAAATCCTGCACCGATAAAACAAAGCTTTATTGGATTCAATGTGACTCGCTCCTTCGTTGTGATTACCAAACGTCCACATCATTGACGAAACGGATTGGGTTATACAAGCTAATTCTGTCCTAACGATAGGAGATTCTATGATATTTAAAAAGGACATATGTCCCATCTGTTATACAAATGAAAACGT
This genomic interval carries:
- a CDS encoding class I SAM-dependent methyltransferase; translation: MSNEIKGQVQKQFASNAYKYVTSARHAKGEDLAWLVASSEVNASMNVLDIATGGGHVANALAPLVSRVTALDLTEEMLQVAQQFIRGNGHTNVDFVAGDAEQLPFPDNTFDRVTSRIAAHHFPDVTAFVKESLRVLKPGGKLLLIDNVAPESDVYDRFYNDIEKWRDPSHGRAWRKSEWISILEKAGFRIDAMVTFEKPFQFTDWCERAALPAEAMRELEVSMLHAEDQIHKYFKLETSEDGNLLSFEGESVYIQARKPL
- a CDS encoding PTS fructose transporter subunit IIABC translates to MRITDLMIQETMIMDLQATTKDEAIDELIASLNKSGRINDPVLFKEMIYKREAESSTGIGGGIAMPHAKTSAVNEPTVVFAKSRKGLDFAALDDEPAHVFFMIAAPEGAGNTHLRTLAALSRLLIDSDFISQLMSTDTPAEVSALFDAKQAEEAKKEEAKEKAKAEKAAAAAATASANKEQTSGVIVGNANSEDFVVAVTACPTGIAHTFMAEDALKKKAQEMGINIRVETNGSEGAQNVLTADEIARAKGVIVAADKNVEMARFDGKPVLQRPVSDGIRKSEELIRKAVNGDAPIYRSQGASGKNDEAAAGKMSVGSKIYKDLMNGISHMLPFVVGGGILLAISFLIEQIASPENPLVQLLQTIGGGTGAFHFLIPVLAGFIAMSIGDRPALMPGMVGGLMAVNSNAGFLGGLAAGFLAGYVIIGLRKALKGLPKAIDGLKPILLYPVLGLLIVGTISYYIFDPIFGSLNTWLVDVLGNIGTGNAVLLGLLLGGMMSIDMGGPFNKAAYTFAIGVFTSSGNTDGAWMAAVMAGGMVPPLAIALATTFFKSKFTDQERKSGLTNYVLGFSFITEGAIPFAAADPLRVLTSCILGSAVAGGLTQLWNINVPAPHGGIFVAFLANHALLFLLAVAIGAVISGLILGLWKSKLPKVVK
- a CDS encoding zinc-dependent alcohol dehydrogenase; this encodes MRAVTFQGIKDIQVKQVEDPRLEQKDDIIVRITSTAICGSDLHIYQGALPAQKDYVIGHEPMGIVEEVGPEVTKVKKGDRVVLPFNVSCGECFYCNHDMESQCDNSNGNPEIHTGGYLGFTDRYGNYPGGQAELLRVPYGNFMPFVIPESCELEDEALLFLSDVLPTAYWSVENAGVKPGDTVTVLGSGPIGLMTQKFAWMKGAKRVIAVDRLPYRLDKAKRMNDAEVYNFEEYDDMGEYIREITQGGTDVVIDCVGMDGKKSTLEEIGQKLKLHGGSLGAIEIGMKAVRKFGTLHLTGVYGSSYNMFPLGNLFERNINIKMGQAPVIHYMPELFRKITAGEFDPTEIISHRIALENASEAYRIFNDHEDECTKVILKP
- a CDS encoding oxalate decarboxylase family bicupin, translating into MSKGTQKHGKPFIVPQPIRKDGAGGPDRGPRDVMRDLQNPDMLVPPSTDNGLLPNLRMSFSDTHMQLNHGGWSREITVRDLPIATTLAGVNMSLTPGGVRELHWHQQSEWAYMILGTARITSVDQNGRNFIADVGPGDLWFFPKGVPHSIQGLDEGCEFLLVFDDGAFSDLNTLSISDWFAHTPKDVLSLNFGVSEAAFEGMPAEQVYIFQDQVPGSLASQEVQSPYGTVPLSFKHRLLAQTPIITPGGSVRIVDSSNFPISTTVAAALVEIKPGGMRELHWHPNADEWQYYLTGQGRMTVFGGNGIARTFDYRAGDVGYVPVAMGHYIQNTGKDTLWFLEIFRSDRFEDISLNQWMALTPRELVRDNLNASAELLNALRKQKWPVV
- a CDS encoding DUF1266 domain-containing protein, coding for MHSLLDARQQWTLAAGAILLEANRLEFATGYDIDMLEGKREGITEMLDRAWSIRDEESFQRQVESFRENRGHGADFDQDRALLSVMNYQEQENYIRGIIDEKRSAQFKIIQVYDSRLNTAGVSAWDWGRAISITRMAMQIGYMAEDAAWAFMHEMAQRIQRAYSSWAEYALAYIIGRQYWSEEFNEDEALAHFELIEPLLERTDSPWNLVRWEEESVALPVNLEREG